The Zestosphaera sp. genome includes a window with the following:
- a CDS encoding NADP-dependent malic enzyme codes for MSQERKVDWYSVSNELHLKYGGKIEVVPKVPVTRLEDFSVWYTPGVAGPCRKIFEQGKDASFDYTLRWNYAAVVSDGTRVLGLGNIGPEAGLPVMEGKSLLFKYLGGVDAIPLVINEHDADKFVYIVKALESSFGAINLEDIESPKCFYILERLQEIAEIPVWHDDQQGTALVNVAGLVNALKIVGKKLSEVKIALIGAGAANIALYKYLKVAGANPKNIVAVDSKGILHRDRSDVEAMKKENPWKYAIAVESNGEGVTGGIKEAMKGADVVIAAAKSGPGVIKKEWVAEMNKDAIVFAEANPVPEIWPWEAKEGGARIVATGRSDFPNQINNSLGFPAVFRGVLTVRARKMVDEMFMAAAYALARYAEERGIHEEYIMPRMDEDEAYVREAVAVAQKAIELGLARRVMSSSELEDEVRELIQRPKKFVKLALDSNYIKVHRPYGSW; via the coding sequence ATGAGTCAGGAGAGGAAGGTTGATTGGTACTCAGTCTCGAACGAGCTGCACCTAAAGTATGGGGGTAAGATTGAGGTCGTTCCTAAGGTTCCTGTGACCAGGTTGGAGGATTTCTCCGTGTGGTACACGCCTGGTGTTGCAGGTCCTTGCAGGAAGATCTTCGAACAGGGTAAGGACGCCTCCTTCGACTACACTCTGAGGTGGAATTACGCGGCAGTAGTCAGCGATGGCACCAGGGTGTTAGGCCTCGGTAATATAGGTCCTGAGGCCGGCCTGCCGGTGATGGAGGGTAAGTCACTCCTCTTCAAGTACCTTGGCGGCGTGGATGCGATTCCCCTAGTCATCAACGAGCACGACGCAGACAAGTTCGTCTACATAGTTAAGGCCCTGGAATCAAGTTTCGGCGCGATTAACCTGGAGGACATAGAATCCCCCAAATGCTTCTACATACTTGAGAGGTTGCAGGAGATTGCTGAGATACCTGTCTGGCACGACGACCAGCAAGGCACTGCCCTAGTCAACGTGGCCGGCCTGGTTAACGCGCTCAAGATAGTGGGTAAGAAGTTAAGTGAGGTTAAGATAGCTCTGATTGGCGCGGGCGCTGCCAACATAGCCCTATACAAGTACCTTAAGGTCGCCGGCGCCAACCCTAAGAACATCGTGGCTGTCGACAGTAAGGGCATTCTCCATAGGGACAGGTCCGATGTGGAGGCTATGAAGAAGGAGAACCCGTGGAAGTATGCAATAGCTGTCGAGAGCAACGGCGAGGGTGTTACGGGCGGCATTAAGGAGGCCATGAAGGGGGCTGACGTAGTCATAGCGGCGGCTAAGTCAGGTCCGGGTGTGATTAAGAAGGAGTGGGTTGCGGAGATGAATAAGGACGCGATAGTCTTTGCTGAGGCGAACCCAGTTCCGGAGATATGGCCTTGGGAGGCTAAGGAAGGGGGTGCTAGGATAGTCGCTACAGGCAGGTCCGACTTCCCTAATCAGATAAACAACAGCCTCGGCTTCCCGGCGGTGTTCAGGGGGGTCCTTACGGTTAGGGCCAGGAAGATGGTTGACGAGATGTTCATGGCTGCTGCATATGCGTTGGCAAGATATGCTGAGGAGAGGGGCATTCATGAGGAGTACATAATGCCTAGGATGGATGAGGATGAGGCCTATGTGAGGGAGGCCGTGGCCGTGGCCCAGAAGGCGATTGAGTTGGGACTCGCCAGAAGGGTGATGAGCTCCTCAGAGCTTGAGGATGAGGTACGGGAGCTCATACAGCGTCCCAAGAAATTCGTCAAGCTGGCCCTGGACAGCAACTACATCAAGGTGCACCGCCCCTACGGAAGCTGGTGA
- a CDS encoding FumA C-terminus/TtdB family hydratase beta subunit, with amino-acid sequence MAIYYLKTPVGEGEVRKLRVGDIIYVSGVVVTARDAAHRRMIDYLKEGKALPIDLRGGVIYHCGPVVSKKGGGWEVISAGPTTSARLELYEYTVIEKAGVRVIVGKGGMGPKTAEACSKYGATYVTFTGGAGVLAANAIKSVIGVEWLDLGIPEALWMFEVENFGPLIVTIDSTGRNYIEEVVRKAEARKSELLTRLI; translated from the coding sequence GTGGCGATCTACTACTTAAAGACTCCGGTGGGTGAGGGGGAAGTCAGGAAGCTTAGGGTAGGTGATATAATATACGTTAGCGGCGTCGTGGTGACGGCCCGGGATGCAGCCCATAGGAGGATGATCGATTACCTTAAGGAGGGGAAGGCCCTGCCAATCGACCTAAGGGGTGGTGTAATATATCACTGCGGTCCCGTAGTTAGTAAGAAGGGTGGTGGGTGGGAGGTAATCTCCGCAGGCCCCACCACAAGCGCACGGCTGGAGCTCTACGAATACACGGTAATTGAGAAAGCAGGTGTTAGGGTGATAGTTGGAAAGGGTGGCATGGGCCCCAAAACCGCTGAAGCATGCAGTAAGTACGGGGCTACCTACGTGACCTTCACCGGGGGTGCGGGCGTGTTGGCGGCTAACGCTATAAAGAGTGTCATAGGGGTTGAGTGGCTTGACTTAGGCATACCTGAGGCTCTATGGATGTTCGAGGTCGAGAACTTCGGCCCGTTAATAGTGACTATAGACAGTACAGGTAGAAACTATATAGAGGAGGTAGTCAGGAAAGCGGAGGCTAGAAAATCAGAGCTGTTAACCAGATTAATTTAA
- a CDS encoding fumarate hydratase: MSLNLLNVIEEAAVEAIRRAVISIPPDVKEAIRRAYLEEESEVAKAQLKAILDNIELAERLQRPMCQDTGTMIFYVRVGHGFPAIHAVEEALVKAVRKATQAIPLRPNSVNPFTSTNTGDNTGRYIPYIHWDVVAGDELEFTVVPKGGGSEYPAVLRMIPPGRGVDAIKEVVLDAVLQAGAMPCPPTIVGVGVGGGADIAMTLAKKAASLRKVGTRNEDPALARLEEELHRLVNHLGIGVMGMGGRTTALAVHIEYAHRHPANYPVAVVFQCWATRRATATVKPDASYTITQ, translated from the coding sequence ATGAGTCTTAATCTCCTCAACGTGATCGAAGAAGCTGCTGTGGAAGCCATAAGGAGGGCAGTAATATCGATACCTCCCGATGTTAAGGAGGCCATAAGGAGGGCTTACCTAGAGGAGGAGAGTGAGGTAGCTAAGGCGCAGCTCAAAGCCATACTCGACAACATAGAGCTGGCTGAGAGGCTTCAGAGACCGATGTGCCAAGACACTGGGACTATGATCTTCTACGTCAGGGTTGGGCACGGCTTCCCAGCCATCCACGCCGTGGAGGAAGCGCTGGTTAAGGCGGTTAGGAAGGCCACTCAAGCCATACCGTTAAGGCCCAACAGCGTCAACCCATTCACCTCCACAAACACAGGGGACAACACCGGCAGATACATACCATACATACATTGGGATGTGGTCGCTGGGGATGAGTTGGAGTTTACTGTGGTGCCCAAGGGCGGGGGCTCCGAGTATCCGGCAGTGCTGAGGATGATACCGCCTGGAAGAGGTGTTGACGCCATCAAGGAGGTGGTGTTGGATGCCGTGCTTCAGGCGGGGGCCATGCCCTGCCCGCCTACAATAGTCGGTGTCGGGGTGGGCGGAGGTGCCGACATAGCTATGACGCTCGCCAAGAAGGCGGCCTCCTTAAGGAAGGTGGGCACTAGAAACGAGGACCCCGCCCTTGCAAGGCTTGAGGAGGAGTTGCACAGGCTCGTCAACCACCTCGGCATAGGTGTTATGGGTATGGGCGGCAGAACCACCGCTCTCGCAGTACATATAGAGTACGCACACAGGCATCCCGCCAACTACCCGGTCGCAGTGGTGTTTCAGTGTTGGGCCACGAGACGAGCTACAGCGACTGTTAAACCCGACGCGAGCTACACGATAACCCAGTGA